Proteins from a genomic interval of Stigmatopora nigra isolate UIUO_SnigA chromosome 19, RoL_Snig_1.1, whole genome shotgun sequence:
- the radx gene encoding RPA-related protein RADX → MDGTASTSTDTPPPPSLLKKTLDHVSQNWFNKSTARQTTESVAVLAIQRYVCQVKENEPCESYNYDITITDGVWRAKCFLPPCLNHLVHSNTLKTGSEVIINKYSFVYDAHNVHNGYTRIDDLRCVSEKSPLLCNIKDVNSLPQWHHTDAQKSRSLEMDSPLMVNRKHYLPLWNTEFPEGDIWDCPVKPPHLPVAPSDPGVMVALSDLGVNAKRVISIMDLEYTFISVGKRLPILVKILHKSRLRYYGKPNTKIEYPYQAYFEVADKTGIMSLVLWNELCPQYYKSFHVGTVLYIEDYALKNSYRNRSRPKMDQYQLESFNNTEICLNARFPAAIITIIPDDLVDPQWELPELTHRFTSRSAMSTLPNNSVCDVMAFVTFVGRVERIKSATDTAPEKHWLFRWVHAVDGSSELPFILELFSSSQPNMFDKIIPMTFVMCTQMRVCHVEGSLPYLTTSCETEIFISGHHKGQPYLKDPTVRKVVRWLKAIREEVVHREVVLGGHYRYPHPPRTFPKPGAGTPEQFSIINLPDLRKAIEAMQYREHKMFAIQGQIMTVRYVEKKSVSKPQDGAAQTAVDISTGEQTATEVHVETGGSQPGRKRTRKTRNLEPPVDSMPAKRPHTEAEDDSQSGKQTLQQPNEGSSALYWENSSWSSARLEIYGHLRHGTLHEGSVAQDFEINDVEAIMQWCNLQPNKWTPEQFAYTLPETVYPGYYQVTILGMDEIMAADVVFLPVEHANDPRGVGLSWVKHDNSMLSCLSSGFICQDEAKHRKPGEIVASTSELEKTRLIFILDICHLGREKKEVLIRKVYTLNEIPHS, encoded by the exons ATGGACGGTACCGCGTCCACTTCGACAgatactcctcctcctccgtcttTGCTCAAGAAGACGTTGGATCATGTATCGCAAAATTGGTTTAATAAATCTACCGCAAGACAAACTACGGAAAGCGTCGCTGTCCTCGCAATTCAGCGCTACGTGTGCCAAGTAAAAGAAAACGAGCCGTGCGAGAGTTACAACTACGACATTACTATCACTGATGGTGTCTGGCGGGCCAAATGTTTCCTTCCCCCGTGCCTAAACCACTTGGTTCACTCCAACACCTTAAAGACAGGCTCGGAAGTCATTATCAATAAGTACTCGTTTGTTTACGACGCACATAATGTGCATAACGGTTACACGCGCATCGATGACTTAAGATGCGTCTCAGAAAAGTCCCCCCTCCTTTGCAACATTAAGGATGTAAACTCACTGCCCCAGTGGCACCATACCGACGCGCAGAAGAGCCGTTCTCTCGAGATGGACTCGCCCCTCATGGTGAACAGAAAACACTATCTGCCCTTGTGGAATACTGAGTTTCCAGAAGGAGACATTTGGGATTGTCCGGTTAAGCCCCCTCACCTGCCGGTTGCTCCATCTGACCCCGGGGTGATGGTTGCCCTCTCTGACCTTGGAGTGAACG CGAAGAGAGTTATTAGTATTATGGACCTGGAGTATACATTTATAAGCGTGGGTAAACGACTCCCTATCCTCGTGAAGATTTTACACAAATCCAGATTGCGGTATTATGGCAAACCCAATACCAAGATCGAATACCCCTACCAG gCTTACTTTGAAGTTGCTGACAAGACTGGTATCATGTCTCTTGTGCTTTGGAATGAACTCTGTCCACAATATTACAAATCCTTCCATGTTGGAACAGTGCTGTACATCGAGGATTATGCTCTTAAGAATAGCTATCGAAATCGCTCCCGTCCTAAAATGGACCAATACCAACTGGAGTCATTTAACAATACTG AAATATGCCTTAATGCCCGCTTCCCAGCTGCTATCATCACCATTATACCAGATGATCTTGTTGACCCCCAGTGGGAATTGCCTGAATTGACTCATCGCTTTACCTCAAG atcagCAATGTCAACACTACCAAACAATTCCGTTTGTGATGTCATGGCTTTTGTAACATTTGTTGGTCGCGTTGAAAGAATTAAGAGTGCAACCGACACAG CCCCAGAGAAGCACTGGTTGTTTCGCTGGGTTCACGCAGTGGATGGATCATCGGAGCTTCCTTTTATCCTGGAATTGTTTTCCTCTTCCCAGCCTAATATGTTTGACAAAATCATCCCGA TGACTTTTGTGATGTGCACTCAAATGCGGGTATGTCATGTGGAGGGCTCCCTGCCTTACCTCACCACTAGCTGCGAGACAGAGATTTTCATTTCAG GCCACCACAAAGGTCAACCATACTTGAAGGACCCCACAGTGCGGAAAGTCGTCCGGTGGCTCAAAGCTATAAGGGAGGAGGTTGTTCACCGAGAAGTGGTTCTTGGTGGCCATTACAGATACCCTCATCCTCCACGTACCTTCCCAAAGCCTGGAGCTGGAACCCCAG AGCAATTTTCTATCATAAATCTTCCCGATTTGAGGAAAGCCATTGAAGCCATGCAGTATAGAGAACATAAAATGTTTGCCATCCAAGGTCAAATTATGACTGTCCGATACGTGGAGAAGAAAAGTGTGTCCAAGCCACAAGACGGAGCTGCCCAAACA GCGGTAGACATTAGTACAGGTGAGCAAACTGCAACAGAAGTCCATGTTGAAACTGGTGGGAGCCAACCTGGAAGGAAGAGGACGAGAAAAACAAG GAATCTTGAACCACCCGTCGACAGCATGCCAGCAAAACG GCCACATACAGAAGCTGAGGATGACTCGCAATCAGGAAAACAGACTCTGCAACAGCCAAATGAAG GCTCTTCGGCGCTGTATTGGGAGAACAGCAGTTGGTCCAGCGCACGGCTCGAAATTTACGGACATTTGCGTCACGGAACTCTTCACGAGGGAAGCGTTGCTCAAGATTTTGAGATAAATGACGTGGAGGCCATCATGCAGTGGTGCAACCTTCAGCCTAACAAGTGGACACCAGAGCAATTTGCTTACACACTTCCTGAAACCGTTTATCCGGGATACTATCAAGTCACCATACTAG GCATGGACGAGATAATGGCTGCCGACGTGGTATTTTTACCCGTTGAACACGCCAATGACCCGAGAGGTGTTGGCCTTTCTTGGGTTAAGCATGACAACAGCATGCTCTCTTGTCTCTCATCTGGTTTTATCTGCCAGGATGAGGCAAAACATCGAAAACCAG GGGAAATTGTGGCAAGTACCAGCGAACTTGAAAAAACACGCTTGATCTTTATCTTGGACATTTGTCACCTTGGTAGAGAGAAGAAGGAGGTACTGATTAGAAAAGTCTACACATTGAATGAAATTCCCCATTCGTAA